Proteins encoded together in one Salmo salar chromosome ssa08, Ssal_v3.1, whole genome shotgun sequence window:
- the LOC106609931 gene encoding uncharacterized protein DDB_G0283357-like: MSSQHNSSSNYLSSQHNSSFNYPSSQHNSFSNYPSSQRNSSFNFSSSQCNSFSNYPSSQRYSSFNYPSSQHNSSFNYPSSQRYSSSNYPSCQRYSSSNYPISQHNSSFNYPSSKHNSSFNYPSSQHNSSFNYPSSQHNSSFNYPSSQHNSYSNYPSSQHNSYSNYPSSEHNSFSNYPSSQRNSSFNYPSSQHNSSFNYPSSQRYSSSNYPSCQRYSSSNYPISQHNSSSQHNSYSNYPSSQRNSSFNFTSSQGNSSFNYPSSQRYSSSNYPSSKHNSPFNFSSSQRNSSFNYPITKRYSSSNYPCSQRYCSFTYPSSKRYSSSNYPISQHNSSFNYPSSQHNSSFNYPSSQHNSSFNYPSSQHNSSFNYSSSQHNSSVNYPSSEQNSLSNYPSSQRNSSFNYHSSQHNSSFNYPSSQRYSSSNYPSSKHNSPFNFSSSQRNSSQRYSSFNYSSCQRYSSSNYPISQHNSSFNNPSSQHNGSFNYPRSKHNSSFNYPSSQHNSSFNYPSSQRYSSSNYPISQHNSSFNYPSSQQNSFSNYPSSQRNSSFNFTSSQGNSSFNYPSSQRYSSSNYPSSKHNSLFNFSSSQRNSSFNYPISKRYSSSNYPCSQRYSSFNYPSSKRYRSSNYPISQHNSSFNYPSSQHNSSFNYPSSQHNSSFNYPSSQHNSSVNYPSSQHNSYSNYPSSEQNSLSNYPSSQRNNSFNYPSSQRYSSSNYPSSKHNSPFNFSSSQRNSSFNYPSSKRYSSSNYPISQHNSSFNYPSSQHNSSFNYPSSQHNSSFNYPSSQHNSSVNYPSSQHNSYSNYPSSEQNSLSNYPSSQRNNSFNYPSSQRYSSSNYPSSKHNSPFNFSSSQRNSSFNYPSSQRYSSSNYPISQRYSSSNYPCSQRYSSFNYSSCQRYSSSNYPISQHNSSFNNPSSQHNSSFNYPRSKHNSSFNYPSSQHNSSFNYPSSQRYSSSNYPISEHNSSFNYPSSQHNSFSNYPSSQRNSSFNYPSSQRYSSSNYPRSQHNISQRNSSFNYPSRQHNSSFNYPSRQHNSSFNYPSSQHNSSFYYPSSQHNSISNYPSSQCNSFSNFPSCQGNSSFNYPSSQRNSSFNYPSSQRNSSFYYPISQHNSSFYYPISQHNSSFYYPISQHNSSFYYPISQHNSSFYYPSSQHNSSFNYPSSQHNSSFNYPNSQHNSSFYYPISQHNSSFNYPSSQHNSSFNYPSSQHNSSFNFPSSQHNSSSNYPYSQHNSSFNFPSHQHNSSFNFPSSQHNRSFNYPSSQHNSSNYPSSQCNNFSNYPSSQHNSSFNYPSRQHNSSFNYPSRQHNSSFNYPRSQHNSSSNYPSRQHNSFSNYPSSQCNSFSNYPSSQHNSSFNYPSSQHNSSPTHCLLSVCLASHSGTANGGAPGRSGRLVGTPDCARLAGDPGCARLAADPGGSGLAGGSGLAGGSGLAGGSRLPFSFPSGYLGTIHLIALMSGRALTWATAVWKKQPVICVSLEGFVEEVKMFFFAPFSGREAALELIQLRQDLCSVADYAVDIRTLAVESAWNQAALFDMFLHGIS; this comes from the exons TAGTCAACACAACAGCTCCTCCAACTACCTTAGTAGTCAACACAACAGCTCATTCAACTACCCCAGTAGTCAACACAACAGCTTCTCCAACTACCCCAGTAGTCAACGCAACAGCTCGTTCAACTTTTCCAGTAGTCAGTGCAACAGCTTCTCCAACTACCCCAGTAGTCAACGCTACAGCTCGTTCAACTACCCCAGTAGTCAACACAACAGCTCGTTCAACTACCCCAGTAGTCAACGCTACAGCTCATCCAACTACCCCAGTTGTCAACGCTACAGCTCCTCCAACTACCCCATTAGTCAACACAACAGCTCGTTCAACTACCCCAGTAGTAAACACAACAGCTCATTCAACTACCCCAGTAGTCAACACAACAGCTCATTCAACTACCCCAGTAGTCAACACAACAGCTCATTCAACTACCCCAGTAGTCAACACAACAGCTACTCCAACTACCCCAGTAGTCAACACAACAGCTACTCCAACTACCCCAGTAGTGAACACAACAGCTTCTCCAACTACCCAAGTAGTCAACGCAACAGCTCGTTCAACTACCCCAGTAGTCAACACAACAGCTCGTTCAACTACCCCAGTAGTCAACGCTACAGCTCCTCCAACTACCCCAGTTGTCAACGCTACAGCTCCTCCAACTACCCCATTAGTCAACACAACAGCTC AAGTCAACACAACAGCTATTCCAACTACCCCAGTAGTCAACGCAACAGCTCGTTCAACTTTACCAGTAGTCAAGGCAACAGCTCGTTCAACTACCCCAGTAGTCAACGCTACAGCTCCTCCAACTACCCCAGTAGTAAACACAACAGCCCGTTCAACTTTTCCAGTAGTCAACGCAACAGCTCGTTCAACTACCCTATTACTAAACGCTACAGCTCCTCCAACTACCCATGTAGTCAACGCTACTGCTCGTTCACCTACCCCAGTAGTAAACGCTACAGCTCCTCCAACTACCCCATTAGTCAACACAACAGCTCGTTCAACTACCCCAGTAGTCAACACAACAGCTCATTCAACTACCCCAGTAGTCAACACAACAGCTCATTCAACTACCCCAGTAGTCAACACAACAGCTCATTCAACTACTCTAGTAGTCAACACAACAGCTCAGTCAACTACCCCAGTAGTGAACAAAACAGCCTCTCCAACTACCCCAGTAGTCAACGCAACAGCTCGTTCAACTACCACAGTAGTCAACACAACAGCTCGTTCAACTACCCCAGTAGTCAACGCTACAGCTCCTCCAACTACCCCAGTAGTAAACACAACAGCCCGTTCAACTTTTCCAGTAGTCAACGCAACAGCTC TCAACGCTACAGCTCGTTTAACTACTCCAGTTGTCAACGCTACAGCTCCTCCAACTACCCCATTAGTCAACACAACAGCTCGTTCAACAACCCCAGTAGTCAACACAACGGCTCATTCAACTACCCTAGAAGTAAACACAACAGCTCATTCAACTACCCCAGTAGTCAACACAACAGCTCGTTCAATTACCCCAGTAGTCAACGCTACAGCTCCTCCAACTACCCCATTAGCCAACACAACAGCTCGTTCAACTACCCCAGCAGTCAACAAAACAGCTTCTCCAACTACCCCAGTAGTCAACGCAACAGCTCGTTCAACTTTACCAGTAGTCAAGGCAACAGCTCGTTCAACTACCCCAGTAGTCAACGCTACAGCTCCTCCAACTACCCCAGTAGTAAACACAACAGCCTCTTCAACTTTTCCAGTAGTCAACGCAACAGCTCGTTCAACTACCCTATTAGTAAACGCTACAGCTCCTCCAACTACCCATGTAGTCAACGCTACAGCTCGTTCAACTACCCCAGTAGTAAACGCTACAGGTCCTCCAACTACCCCATTAGTCAACACAACAGCTCGTTCAACTACCCCAGTAGTCAACACAACAGCTCATTCAACTACCCCAGTAGTCAACACAACAGCTCATTCAACTACCCCAGTAGTCAACACAACAGCTCAGTCAACTACCCCAGTAGTCAACACAACAGCTACTCCAACTACCCCAGTAGTGAACAAAACAGCCTCTCCAACTACCCCAGTAGTCAACGCAACAACTCGTTCAACTACCCCAGTAGTCAACGCTACAGCTCCTCCAACTACCCCAGTAGTAAACACAACAGCCCGTTCAACTTTTCCAGTAGTCAACGCAACAGCTCGTTCAACTACCCCAGTAGTAAACGCTACAGCTCCTCCAACTACCCCATTAGTCAACACAACAGCTCGTTCAACTACCCCAGTAGTCAACACAACAGCTCATTCAACTACCCCAGTAGTCAACACAACAGCTCATTCAACTACCCCAGTAGTCAACACAACAGCTCAGTCAACTACCCCAGTAGTCAACACAACAGCTACTCCAACTACCCCAGTAGTGAACAAAACAGCCTCTCCAACTACCCCAGTAGTCAACGCAACAACTCGTTCAACTACCCCAGTAGTCAACGCTACAGCTCCTCCAACTACCCCAGTAGTAAACACAACAGCCCGTTCAACTTTTCCAGTAGTCAACGCAACAGCTCGTTCAACTACCCCAGTAGTCAACGCTACAGCTCCTCCAACTACCCCATTAGTCAACGCTACAGCTCCTCCAACTACCCATGTAGTCAACGCTACAGCTCGTTTAACTACTCCAGTTGTCAACGCTACAGCTCCTCCAACTACCCCATTAGTCAACACAACAGCTCGTTCAACAACCCCAGTAGTCAACACAACAGCTCATTCAACTACCCTAGAAGTAAACACAACAGCTCATTCAACTACCCCAGTAGTCAACACAACAGCTCGTTCAATTACCCCAGTAGTCAACGCTACAGCTCCTCCAACTACCCCATTAGTGAACACAACAGCTCGTTCAACTACCCCAGTAGTCAACACAACAGCTTCTCCAACTACCCCAGCAGTCAACGCAACAGCTCATTCAACTACCCCAGTAGTCAACGCTACAGCTCCTCCAACTACCCCCGTAGTCAACACAACATCTC TCAACGCAACAGCTCGTTCAACTACCCCAGTAGACAACACAACAGCTCGTTCAACTACCCCAGTAGACAACACAACAGCTCGTTCAACTACCCCAGTAGTCAACACAACAGCTCGTTCTACTACCCCAGTAGTCAACACAACAGCATCTCCAACTACCCCAGTAGTCAATGCAACAGCTTTTCCAACTTCCCCAGTTGTCAAGGGAACAGCTCGTTCAACTACCCCAGTAGTCAACGCAACAGCTCATTCAACTACCCCAGTAGTCAACGCAACAGCTCGTTCTACTACCCCATTAGTCAACACAACAGCTCGTTCTACTACCCCATTAGTCAACACAACAGCTCGTTCTACTACCCCATTAGTCAACACAACAGCTCGTTCTACTACCCCATTAGTCAACACAACAGCTCGTTCTACTACCCCAGTAGTCAACACAACAGCTCGTTCAACTACCCCAGTAGTCAACACAACAGCTCGTTCAACTACCCCAATAGTCAACACAACAGCTCGTTCTACTACCCCATTAGTCAACACAACAGCTCGTTCAACTACCCCAGTAGTCAACACAACAGCTCGTTCAACTACCCCAGTAGTCAGCACAACAGCTCGTTCAACTTCCCTAGTAGTCAACACAACAGCTCGTCCAACTACCCTTATAGTCAACACAACAGCTCTTTCAACTTTCCCAGTCATCAACACAACAGCTCGTTCAACTTCCCCAGTAGTCAACACAACAGATCGTTCAACTACCCCAGTAGTCAACACAATAGCTCCAACTACCCCAGTAGTCAGTGCAACAACTTTTCCAACTACCCCAGTAGTCAACACAACAGCTCGTTCAACTACCCTAGTAGACAACACAACAGCTCGTTCAACTACCCTAGTAGACAACACAACAGCTCGTTCAACTACCCCCGTAGTCAACACAACAGCTCCTCTAACTACCCTAGTAGACAACACAATAGCTTCTCCAACTACCCCAGTAGTCAGTGCAACAGCTTTTCCAACTACCCCAGTAGTCAACACAACAGCTCGTTCAACTACCCCAGTAGTCAACACAACAGCTCCCCGACccactgtcttctgtctgtctgccttgccTCTCACTCTGGCACTGCTAATG gtggcgcccctggccgctCCGGAAGACTAGTGGGCACCCCTGACTGCGCccgactggcgggcgaccctggctgtgcTCGCCTGGCTGctgaccctggcggctccggcctgGCTGGCGGCTCCGGCCTGGCTGGCGGCTCCGGCCtggctggcggctccagactg